GCTACCTTTCTCATCTTACATTCGACCTAACCTATTACGATAACTCGGACCGTTTGTAATTTTGTTGTAGCATCGTTTGGTAAAGTATTTCACGAAGCGTATTGCATAATTATTAGTCGTTTATGATAATTACTTTCAACAGCTATCCATTGCGACAATTGTCGAGAATGTTCAGTGTCGAGTGatctattttttccattgtaaaggtTACACTTACGTCGTCTACGTAGCTTTTCAATAGCGGAAACCTACACGAGAATTTTGCAACGTCTTTCAGAATTTCCATAAATAAAAGTTTCTCTCGTTACGAGCAGCCTCTGTGTAACATCGAGAACGTGCGATGTCGGTCACGGTGAGGTGACGACAGGCAAATTTAATTAACCGACATCGAAGAATGATTTACTCGGTGTAATTTAGAGCACGATGAACGCGTTCGCATAATTGGAAACGTAGGCGCGATTACTTTTACGATTCCTCGGTAATTACTGGCCCGTTTGGGCCGTCGGCCAAATAATCGCGAGTTGAGAGGCCATTAGCATCTTCGTTGCTGCGACGCGAACGTTTTCGTACTCCTGAAACGATCAGAAttagaatgaaatatttgacACGGAAAAACACGGGAGCGCTTACCCCGATGCGCAAAGGATTCGTCGCGTTCGAGgacgaaaatttgtttcgagcgCGCGAACGCCAAGTAAAATAATAACATCGAAATAACGACGAGGGTTCGTTGTGTCAAATTCTGTGTTTTTTAAAACAAGCGTGCTCGGTGCAAAGACgggtaacatttttatttagataagagtttgaaataaaagatAGGCAGCACtgtattcgttactcgttgtacaaatattacaattcgaattatagaattaaatatttcataataaacaaataaaaattcaaatctcCAATCGAATAAACATTACAAATAAAACGCTAAACATTGATTTTCTCCGGCATCTTTTATTCAAACACTATTTTGCTCACTTTTTGCCTACCTGAAATAATTACCATTCATGCAAAATAATGTTTACACGTATTTAGTGCAAGTAACGACCAATCTAACATGGTGATCAAAAATTGACGATCACTCGTATTTTGTATTCATTCTGTCGAACATTAACATTCGAGTACTTTGGTATTCTAAAATtggtttagaaattttttatttttctagaaattaaaaaaacatttcaaaacagtattatttatttatttacacacgATTCATGAATGCATGCATTTTTTACGTTACACATTGAATCGTTTCGATATAAATTTATTCACAGACTATATCCATTAGTTGATACCTTAATTAAAACGCACTGAATATCGAAGTCGTAGAAAGTACGTACTACGTATTTGCATTCGAGTATTAAGAGAGTATATGTAAAgttttcgttattcgaatagtttttgaaatatattttgccaACAACTAATGATCGTCGCGCAAGGAATTGTACTTGAAAGTCGCGTCTCGACCAAGAACGCCTTGGCTTTGACTTAATTGTGCCATTCTCCCGAAGCGACGAGCCGTTTTTCGTGTCCAATTAGCTGTAACGACGCGCGAAGCGCGATCGTTGACAAAACAGATTCAAATTTCCCGCCGAACGATTCGGACATAAAACGAGGCATTTATTAGAAAAGTGTTGTGAgacaattttcaacaaaattgaaTTGTTACGATTAATATCTCAAAAATCACGTTGATTTTgttactaaaaaaattttaatgtcAACGAGGTCAAATTTCCTTACGTTCGTTTGTTAAGTAGAACTAGAAAGTATTCGTTACGAAAGTAGTGTAATTTCGCGAAGATAAATAATATTGTGTTCCTATGGTATGTTTACTCCgcgaatataattttgtaaataataagaatataattttgaatataattttgtatataattgtaaataattttaattctaattttttgcTTATTCCTGAAAATACGTCTATTGGACAAAGAAATGTCAGGATTTCTGTCGACAAAATGTCTAGAAGAGACCAAAGGAGAAAACAATTCATTGGTTGAAAATGTGCCAACTGAGACTTTTAAGAAACGTTTCTATAAGTGATTAGCAAAACAGCAATTTTCTGAactaaaaaaataacaaataagcGCAAAACATTTTACACGGCAACTTttcgataaatgttaaatttgggACCGTTCaaagacttttaacgagtatgGTATTTTATCGAGAGTTATTGATGATAAATTGGTtacattttttcgataaaaccGAATCCAAACGCTACTTTCAACGGACTGTTTTTAACTTTAAGTTATTCGCATTATTTAGAAAAACTTTCAATTAGATACAATTAACAgtaattttcatcgggaaaatatAACCTATCTCTTGGCAATGTTCTCGCGAAGATACAGTGAgaagtataaaaatttcaactttCATTGCTAGATGAAATTCGACTCTgtcgcgtattttctccctctcGCCTGGGATCGTCGTTCGCACAATGAACAATTTGAGCCGCCTAGGCGGACAAAATTATAAAAGGGATATTTATGGATACTTTTGCAGCTTATTTCGAAATAACCTTGCCGGAAATAAGCGAGTGAagcgttattttttatttttatctcgtaTAAAATTTTCCCAGCTTCGGTCGATATTAGGTCTCTGTGGATATTTCGCTGTCGATCCACGATCGGTTGAAGTTCTCGTCGAAAAGAAGTCGAATCTCGCTTTGATTTACGTTTACACCGTACTCATTTTGTATATCCGGCTTAAAATAGTACGCAGTAAGCGTTTAATTCGGACTGCGTTTACAGCGAACAGCGATAACGTTTACACCAAGCGTATCAAGTTTATAAAACATCCAAATAAGATACAAATAAAGTACAAAGCATGTAAGTTGACATTTTCTCAAAGACGTGAAAAtgaatatggaaaaatatattacatcTTTAATTAACGCGTTATTCGAGCTTACGAAAGTTTATCTAAATTACAGAAAAGAAAGCAATTGCAACAAAGCTTTCTCCCGTCCCTTGATAATAAGTTATTACTAATAACCTATCGATCAATGCAAAGTTCTAAAAGACCGTATCCCTCCTCTTGTCCCCAATTTTGCCTTTTTGCGTGCGtcctaatattattttcattttattcaatttggtAAACTAACCTCTTCGAGCAGGTGTTTTTAAAATACACGAGTGTTTACAGCACTGCAAAGGCGTTTTGGttgaatgtaatttttttttagatcATTAAGTACTCTCCTACTCTTTATACTTAAGTACTGAATAAACTCTTTGATAAGTTTATCTAATCACACGTTCCTGTACAAGCCCATtactactatttactatatcgaCCCAATTGTCGTTTTACAAAAGGTCAATAATATGCGTCAAGTCTTACCGTATCTCGAAATAAAGATAAATGGATATACAACACTTTCGTAACGAATGGCTCGAATCTAACCTCGTCGGCACGAACAATGTCGCTGACCGACAGGATTGCCGAAGctgaatgaaagaaaaaaaacaaacatggCGACTGTAGAGACGAAGATTCTGGTGGATGAAAGCCGGCGAAAGTAAATCGCTTTCGGTCGAGTTCGGTGACTGTGTCACGGTGACACCGTCTCCACCTGAAATCCCCCTTCTCTTTATGTCGCGAGCAACACATCGTTGTATCCTTCCGTTGGGGGGCGGGAGGAGGGGGTACGCTAAACTTAGCCGACGACTCGAGGAGACTCGAACCGAGTTCAGTACGAAACCACCATCCTCCCGAGTCACTTTCTCCGTCTCGATTTCGACGTGGTCCTCTCCTTTACTCTCGCAGATTCGAACCGACAAACGCGTGGGAACGGATCGTCCTCCTGTTGCGGTCCATTTCATCcgggggaaaaagaaagaaaaaacgaaagaaagaaagggagcagCGTACAAAAAGGGAGCGCAAGACAGGGTGGGCTCGTATTGACGCAAAGATATCGCGGAGGATGGCGTACAGCTGGAACAATCGAGTCGATTTCATTGTAAGGTTTCTCTACGGTTAGTACGCGGTCATTCCCGATGCAAAGCACGCTTGTGATGCTGATTTTGAGGATCCACGTGCGTGTATGTAGCCTGGCCCCGTTGCACGGATAATGTTATTGTCGCTGTGCCGAATCGAGAAGACGACGTGAGTATTATCGCATAGCCGAACACAAATCCAAACGGAACGTCTCTACACACGAGGAACTTCGGGAGCTGGGTCTTCTTTCTACGAACTCTCCCCTCCATCGCGTATCGCAATATCTATTGTCCTTGTTCAGAGCCGATGTTTGCACGTGCTAACATTAGTTGCTGTGTATGGCGAActaaaacgaaaacaaaaagaaaaaaacaagtaTGTAACTTTGTAACTTGCATCGCGAGGAACGGAAAACAGTCCTCTTGGCTACGAGAGTGTCATGCTTGTTTAGGATTTAGGTTGACTTCGAAAAGCATGCCACGTCGTCGTCGCAGCGTTTGCAATTGGACGATGCCAAATTTAAGCTTGGCTCTAATTTATTTTATGGCCCATTCTACCCCGACCTGCATTTTTTATCGTCGCTCCGCGTTACGTGTTGCCGTATGCGAGAACGACACGTTTCTGCTGCGACGAATCGCGTCCCTTAACAACGTTACGCGATAACGCGAATGCATAATATTCGGATGAACATATGTATGTTCGAGCAACGCGAGTTCGTTACTTTGAAATTTGATCGTGCCTATCGATACTCGATCGCAACAGAATCGACAATTACTTGTAATCGATCACAGTAATATCGATAATCGAATCTAGCATCCAAATACAACGAAAGTATTCGCACTTCGAATCAGATTGACGTCCGGGGGATGTCTATGTATTCGGTGACGAGTGTCGACCTCTGCCAAAATGTGAAATATTTGGAGCATGTCCAGACGTGCAATGACAAAAATCTCCTTAGATATAAATTGGCGCGAGCCAATCGATTAATTGCCCGACCCAATTACACGCATTGCGTGAATCCCAACAAAACAGACCCAATTAATGATGCGCGATTAAACGACACTTCACCATATTTAGATACGGACAACAATGGCATGGTGGAGAAACACGATTTCGAATGCATGGCGCTGAAGATGACTCTGATCGAGGGAAAAGGGGAATTTAGCTACAATCGGTACCAGGAGAATCTACACATCATGCTTTCCTTATGGGACGAAATCGCAGAACTCGCAGATTTCAACAAGGTAAAAGGTCTACTCGAGCTTGCGTCCAAACTTTTTTGTCCGGATTGTTCATTAAAATCTTTCGTTCAGGACGGTATCGTAACCATCGAAGAGTTTAAAGACGCGGTACAAAGAAGCTGTGTCGGAAGAGAGTATCGAGACTTCCCGCAGGCGATGAAAATGTTTATCGATAGTCACTTCAAGTTGGTCGATTTAAATGGTACGCGAGACGACTATCCTTGTCGTGAACCTGTGCTTTCATTCACCACCTTGCGGTTTTTATTTCCAGACGATGGGGTAATCGCTGCTGATGAATTTCGGTACAATTGCGTGACGAGGATTCCTGTAGACAACATACACATTCTGGACGAAGCCTACCAAAGCCTTCTCAATGTAAGACCACGCTTTGAACTGCTTTGACGGGTGAACGATGCAAGGATCGCGCAATTCGGCTTGCTATGCGACCTTTCTGTCGTATCGATTCTATACATAGAACTGCCGTTAACCTTCCGGATGACAAGACCAAGCGCTTCtgttaaatatattagattgttTGTGTAGTTTCGCGAATAATACGTAAACAGTAAATAAAAacggaaaacaaaaataatgaaatcacGGACATAACCTAACTAATTTCGAGTTCGGCGCGGGAGAACAATAGTTTGATAGCGCGCCAAGTTTCGCGGCCGTGTTTTACCGTCGACAGAAACATGCGCTTGTCACTAAAAATGTTTACGAATATATTAATGTTTAACTGCGACATTTCAATATAAACCGATGATCGCGTAACCTCCAATTTTTATGCGCAACGCAAAAAATCTAAAGGATAACCTATCTATGAAATcactttataatttttaaatctcaattttcgtttcttcgtccggcAATGTTTTTTCTGCATTTTATAATTCGTGTTATACAATTAACGTTGTTTCCCGACGAGgaccaataaaaaaaaaaggtcgaAATTGTTAACGAAGATTACTTTTTATAAACGAAAAAATTGAGCCATTGTACCCCCGTGTCTTCTTGTTTGTGATTTGAATTATCGTTGATGAAATCTAAAAGCTATATCGTGCGGCAAGACTGTTAATGAATTATTTCGACTTTTCTATTCGCAGGACGACGACAGGAGACGCGGTGGACTAACGCTATCGCGTTATCAAGAATTATACGCCCAATTCCTTGGTAATCCAGACGAGAATTGCCAAGCAGTTCATTTGTTCGGCCCTCTACACGCAATGGATTGAccgaaaacgtttcgagcaacagcgaCCCTCGCGTGCATGTACAAAAAGACAACTCTAACCCTGTTTAATATAATTGTTATTTAATTTATGTAAGAAGACGACGCAATAAATCGCATATTTTATCGTAAATTAAGCATCGGATTATACTTCTGTTTACAAGGCGACAAAACACAATATTTGCTTTCAAAACAATATTATTGGAATAGGATTTCGTTAGTTTGGCATGAAGTGTTTTGGCACGTAACGCGCCAGCCTTTAAATGAGCGATGTGAAATGATACTCAACACGTTTGTATTGTACAAACAGAAaaa
This window of the Ptiloglossa arizonensis isolate GNS036 chromosome 5, iyPtiAriz1_principal, whole genome shotgun sequence genome carries:
- the Scp1 gene encoding sarcoplasmic calcium-binding protein 1 isoform X2; translated protein: MAYSWNNRVDFIVRFLYDTDNNGMVEKHDFECMALKMTLIEGKGEFSYNRYQENLHIMLSLWDEIAELADFNKDGIVTIEEFKDAVQRSCVGREYRDFPQAMKMFIDSHFKLVDLNDDGVIAADEFRYNCVTRIPVDNIHILDEAYQSLLNDDDRRRGGLTLSRYQELYAQFLGNPDENCQAVHLFGPLHAMD
- the Scp1 gene encoding sarcoplasmic calcium-binding protein 1 isoform X1, producing the protein MAYSWNNRVDFIVRFLYDTDNNGMVEKHDFECMALKMTLIEGKGEFSYNRYQENLHIMLSLWDEIAELADFNKVKGLLELASKLFCPDCSLKSFVQDGIVTIEEFKDAVQRSCVGREYRDFPQAMKMFIDSHFKLVDLNDDGVIAADEFRYNCVTRIPVDNIHILDEAYQSLLNDDDRRRGGLTLSRYQELYAQFLGNPDENCQAVHLFGPLHAMD